ctttaatttgaaaCGTCATGCTTAACTGAACTGCCAAACAAGCTACacttaaaatgatttttaatattttaaaagtaaccaaagtaaatttaagcagctgctaaattAACAAGCCAACATTAAATTGCCAACCCCTCGGACGCGAGCCCAGTGGCCTTGGCTTTTGAAAACACCTTCACTTTTCACTTGAATAATGCATgtgaataattaattttacaagtATAACTGGCGCTTATCGCGCGACATTCGTTGGCGGACACTGTTGATAGCGTACTAAATTAATATGTTTCAGTgttgtaattaaatgcttCACTACACTCTGCTACAAAAGCAGAAATTCAACAAATGTTTATCAGCAAAAGCCGCAAGttgaacttaaattaattcaatgacAATTACTTCAAGTGGTTTTCTTATCAGTCAAGTACTAAGTCGAgtgataaatttaaaacgtGACTGAACGTACGTTGAAAACCCTGATAAGAACTTCTGaccacttttattttaatatttataaatagcttGGTTAGTTTAACTTTTAGAACTTCAgcaatttatgaatattttgaattactaagcgcagcttaaaaataagttgTTAGCTAGTTGAACTTTTATAATCATTTtgttatatgttatatattttttaaattattatttttatttcacttattACACTTTATGGCTGCACAGTGTAACAATTATAGTTTACTCAGCTGTTTCCAACTCAGCTTGACGCTGTTGTACTCACAAtatgcagcagctccagcgtAGACTCATCGGTGCCGGGGTCGGTTACCTTCGCGGAGAAGACCGTGGAGTGCGTGAAGCACAAGATCACGAAAGCCAATGCAACTAAGCCACCCGTCATTACTAGACAGTGTTTTCGAGTGAAATGCGAACGCGGCATTTTGGCAGAGTCGCTTTATATTGGCTTAGTCGGGGGCTTGGGGGATTCTCgctgttttatttgtattgagtTATGTTTGCTTGGAACTAATCGCGGGACGGCACGTTCCGCACCGTAGcaaaaccacaacaacacaaaagttGATTCTTTTAGAGTTAAGCTTTTTTTTcggcaattttaattatgctgaTCATAAAAACTAACACATTTACTCATTTAGGCAGACGcacgtatgtatatagtaatatataaataaaacttgttattgttagtgGGCAAAGCTGGTTTTGAGGGCGTCTTTCTTagatttgaatatttgaatatttgcgcTCACTCTGTCGAACAGACCCTTTGTGTTCGTTATCTGGCAAGGTCTAATATTCGATTTTTCGACAACAGCTGATAACAGCTGATACTTAACCGGATAACGGAACAGCTCAGCTGCTCAAGCCAACGCGCCTACGCCGTACTGtcataatttacaaataatagtCATGCTAGTCCCATAGCCCCAAGAAACAGACATACACATGttcaactatatatatactatatctTTTATCGTTTCATTATCGCAGAATGCTTTCGTCACCGTTCAGCGTTCACagctctttgttgttgcctctatGTCTATTGTGGGCCTGTAATAGATCGCACATTGAGACGcgactttaatttatatgtgtgtcacacacagacagagacacacacacacactcacgcataAATGAATTCTTCGACAGACTCCTGTAGTAAAACTTTGTCACTTGTTTTTAACGCACATATGCTAAtgaacttttttattttatttttatttattaactgcgCCACTGGATTTccaaatttatatgcatgacGACAGTTTTAGCCTTAAATTTGTtcaaagctattaaaaaacgaaaaaagttGTATCTGCCCAACTGTTTAAATCAAgctaataaactaaaatagattatatgcaatatttaacaATGCTAGATGGAGCTTTAGATTGGGCTGTTTCACAAATTGTACAAATacaatagaaattatttaattattctcAATTTGCtcgtataaatatataaatagttttatgaatttatttgatttgtttttttccaTAGATTAGCACTCATAAAAACTTGAATGTGTTGAGCGTACATTGAACTTCagcagaaatataaataacaaaatagaaGTAAATTGAAGCCTTTGAAAATAGtgttaaaatacaaatgtgtTAATTTTTGACGGCCAACTCGAAAACAAACAGATTATTACCAagaattgttgttttaaaacaaatgaaaattcaaaaaattataatagttCTGTACTTCCTCTGTtagatttttagttttaaaaatttttcgAGCCAACCACGCTCCAGCCAATTGCTTTGGTTGCGTGCAAATCAATCAAactgcaatttcatttatcaaagttatataaatttaatagtgCAAGTAGCTGTAGCTAATGATAGCTAATGCGGCTGCCGTCGCTGGTGCCTTTGGCAACGCATAGCTGTTCATATGGCGCTTGGGGCAGCACATCCGCCAACAGTTCGATTAGCTGCTCCAGCGGACATTGCGCCTCACAGCCCGGCACTTGaagcagctgcggcggcagctTGGGGTCATTTTGAAAATAGATCTCAACAAAGTGCTCAGCATTGTCCGAGCGTCGATGCAGCTCAATGGCTATCAGCGAGGAGAGGCGTGGCATTTTCACCTGCCAGACATTGAGAGCATTCAGCACATTTGAAATGGTCCAGTCGTGAGCACAGGCCATGAAAATTTTACGTCCAGCGGGCTGCAGCTCGCCAGCGATCTTGAGCTTTATGTGTGCCAACATGTCGGCTACGTAATAGCCGCCCTTTAGTCTACGCAACTCGGGCGTATACGCATCGTAGATATAGGACAACGCCGCCAGCGGCAGCATGCGCTCCGGATAGTAATCCTGGGTCCACTGCGGCAGCTGCAAGCCATAATTCTGCTCCGCTTGCAGCGAGACATAGACATTGGTTACATCGTGCGCATAGCTCACATTCATGCCCGTCAGCTGGGTTAGTTGCTCCAACAGTGCTGCGTTCTGCTTGTGCAGCGCCACGACCTCGGGCAAGTGCATTACCTCCCAGACAGCTTCGTAATAGCGCGGACAGGGCACCATTTGCCGCAGACGCACATCAGTTTCCACAGGCTCCGTGTAGATGGGTATGGGCTGCCAGTTGAGCATGGAGCTCCACTCCATGGGCGTGTTGGCGGGCGGAAACAGCGCAGCCAGCACCAATTGCAGCGACATGACAGTGCGAGGCGACGCTGTCGcttcagccagcagcaactgcaaagtATATTCATTACTTAGCGCCTAAGCTGGCAATACGTTAAACTCACATCTGGCTTGTAGTAGGGCCCGAGCAGCTCTTTGTAgcgttgctgcagctgttggccTATATCGTACAGCTCCACTTTGGCAGCCTGTTGTggtcaaatttgtatttaactgttgttgttattgttgcttttgcttacaTTAGTTAGCTGACCCCAGCCGTAGGGCTCGTAGGTGTTGTTTATGTGCGGATCCTTGGGATAAGTGTTGACTGGTGTGCGTGGCCCATGGCGAAAGAGCTGCGAGATTTTCGAAAAAacaagatttatatttatatttatttctacgcatattgtatgtgtgcttcccatatgaaaattatttgtgtaaattaaagAAAGTATGCGCGTAATCTCTTCTAATAGTGCTAtctttataaaaacaaatataggCATTTGATAATAACCAACCAATAAATAAGACAATCTACATAATGTTATAGGCATAACAGTTAAAAATGATTAGTAGTGTTGTAAGCATTAgtaatacaattattattttgaaggTTGATtgaatcaaaattatttttttttttttttttctgatttACTAACTGACAAACACTGCggaattattgaaatattaataagatTCTGCTATAGATTATTTTCAacgaaaactatttttaattatttaaagaatGCGCACTATCACTATTTAATgatagaatatatttatatttgtatttgttttgtaaataaaattgaaaatgcaattttttttcattatatagAATAGTTTTAGTTAGTTACAGTGTTAACCCAAATATTAGattattcatattaatttcCTTCTTTATATCGGCAGCtctatttatgtaattttcaatatcaatGTCATTAAAAATGAGGAgatacaaattacaaacaataaGATTTAGTTTCTGAACGattcataaaattattattgagcGACTtcgttaataaatttatgcttttaaaacgggctattaatattcaaatcacaaaacttaatatttagactcatttgcttaaactcatctttgatattatttattgtgtattttaaactaaacaacTTGCTTTGCAAATTCAAACACAAAATAGATTTATTAATACAAGCGGCGTGCGACATTGCTCACAAATTGTAGCACAAATAAACCGGTTTAAATGcacttgtatttttattaagtatacgtcaaGTGGCTTGAGCTGGTCTAGTTGaagttgcaacttgtttgGCACTTTcacattttatgtttgtttacatttattaagcTCTTAATAAACGACACTGAATACTTTGTCAACGCTTTACAAGCATCTTGTGGGCTTTGCGCTTTAATCTTTATAATAGAGCTTAGTTAGCACATTAAGAGCGCTTAAGGCACTCGTATCACATGTagaacttttaatttgtttgctcaactttAAAGTGTTTGCTGACaaataacaatattatttacCACATGCACCAGTTCCAAGGTAGAGTTTGCAGTTGGCAATGCTTTTGATTTCTGCACTGCCACGAAGTTCGCCTTGGCCAGCAGGCCAGCGAGCAACATCAATCCGAGCAGTTGCTTGCAACACATGGCGTGCTCAGCGGCTGGTTAGTGACTGCAACAATTGAGTTGCCAGCGGCCTTTAAGTCGCAAGCAGAGCGCAGGCAAGTTTGCATAGATAACACGCGCTTAGTGAGAGCAATAAAGAGAATTTTATCTagacacaaaataaattatagacgGCTgtcaatttaagttaaatttgtttattcaaaCTGAGTACTCTTAACTCTAGTGCTGATCAATGCGACGCGGCGCTGGCTCCACAAAGCTGGCATTGTGAGCTCGACAGCGCTGCTCTCTGGGCTCGTTGGGCAGCACGGGCGCGCTAAGCTCAATGATCCGCTCGAGCGGACACTGCAGCTCGCAGTCAggcagcttgagctgctccAGACAGCAAAACTTATCGTTGCGCAGAAAGATCTGCAAGTCATAGGCGTGAGAACAAATCATTAGCTTCAAATAATTGTCCAACCTACCTCGACGTAAAATTCGCCCGTTTCGCGCCGCTTGTGCGTTTCAAATATGGCCATGACGCCAAAGCGAGGCATTTGACGTTTCCAAACTCCCAGTGCTGACAGTATGTTACCCACAGTCCAATCATGACCCGTATAGATAAACATACGTCGATCTTGGGGCTTGAGTTCGCTTGCCTGCTTGGCCAGCATTTCGTTGTACATTTTGCGCAAGAACGGGCCGCCTTTGATCTTTTGCATCTCGGGCGTATACGCATTATAGACATAGCTCTGCTCGGCCAGGAATTGCATGCGCTTGGGAAAGTAGTCCTTAGCCCAGTCGGGCAGCTTGTAGCCAAACTCCTGCTCCGCCAGCAGCGTTATATACAACGAGTTTACATCCTCCGCCGTACGCACTGGCATGCCTGTTAGATTGCTGAGCTCGCTTAACATATCCGCTTCAGCGGCGTGCTCGGCCATGACCTCGGGCAGCTCGAAGACCTCATCACGCGCCTCAGCGTAACGTGGACAAGGCGtgcgcaccagcagcagctagcaaaGCAagtagttaaaataaattaaatgaagtgctttcgatttatttgttttctcttACTGAATCCTGTTCCAGCGGCTCGGACAGTATGGGTATGGGCTGCCAATTGAGCTGCTTATGCCATTCCATGACAGTGCCACGTGGCTCAAACATGCCGGCCAATGTAGCTTGCAGCGACATCAAGGCACGCGGCGATGCAGTCGCTTGTGCATGAAGACGCTGCAGTCAACTTGAGCAATTAGTAGGCAactatttaacatttttttgggTCACATACCTCAGGCTTGTAAAAGCCACCCATAAAGTCGCCATATCGCCGATGCAGCCAGCGACCCATGTCAAATAGTTCCTTCTTGCCGCGCTGAAAATtgagaaattaaatatac
The DNA window shown above is from Drosophila busckii strain San Diego stock center, stock number 13000-0081.31 chromosome 3L, ASM1175060v1, whole genome shotgun sequence and carries:
- the LOC108599612 gene encoding prostatic acid phosphatase, with translation MLFGRCTRKQIITTGALIGGAVLAVVAIVVFNTHVDSKPPKPWAVYRPQFHKCYRTHPNTTNSTLELVHIVFRHGIRTPVDTFPTDPYIKDTFEPTGWGHVTNRGKKELFDMGRWLHRRYGDFMGGFYKPERLHAQATASPRALMSLQATLAGMFEPRGTVMEWHKQLNWQPIPILSEPLEQDSLLLVRTPCPRYAEARDEVFELPEVMAEHAAEADMLSELSNLTGMPVRTAEDVNSLYITLLAEQEFGYKLPDWAKDYFPKRMQFLAEQSYVYNAYTPEMQKIKGGPFLRKMYNEMLAKQASELKPQDRRMFIYTGHDWTVGNILSALGVWKRQMPRFGVMAIFETHKRRETGEFYVEIFLRNDKFCCLEQLKLPDCELQCPLERIIELSAPVLPNEPREQRCRAHNASFVEPAPRRIDQH
- the LOC108599614 gene encoding lysosomal acid phosphatase, translating into MCCKQLLGLMLLAGLLAKANFVAVQKSKALPTANSTLELVHVLFRHGPRTPVNTYPKDPHINNTYEPYGWGQLTNAAKVELYDIGQQLQQRYKELLGPYYKPDLLLAEATASPRTVMSLQLVLAALFPPANTPMEWSSMLNWQPIPIYTEPVETDVRLRQMVPCPRYYEAVWEVMHLPEVVALHKQNAALLEQLTQLTGMNVSYAHDVTNVYVSLQAEQNYGLQLPQWTQDYYPERMLPLAALSYIYDAYTPELRRLKGGYYVADMLAHIKLKIAGELQPAGRKIFMACAHDWTISNVLNALNVWQVKMPRLSSLIAIELHRRSDNAEHFVEIYFQNDPKLPPQLLQVPGCEAQCPLEQLIELLADVLPQAPYEQLCVAKGTSDGSRISYH